A genomic stretch from Anaerohalosphaeraceae bacterium includes:
- a CDS encoding FHA domain-containing protein: protein MKLFVSLSGSSVNELTFDRGPIYVGRQKGSQVFLPDPAVSRQHAVFYTTKDGAWIIEDLGSANKTFLNRVAIHKAEIKTGDTIQIADFEIRVQLDEEGNHAAEISEKDDTLVGTQIRKELHTVERNLDAADAPPIRFPAKRVRQLTEVIDQICHERSLGKLHKILQEVLLRQFSGLHVWVALRREPSGPMEAEGGRKITTEAVQRVDLAVPNSLEEALEKHKFMLIHQLPRPIINRGIRSVLIAPVMYQKDCFGIFYIENSTEHSHYSLMDLDYLVLLALYTGILIQRLRET, encoded by the coding sequence CGGAAGCAGCGTTAACGAACTGACATTTGACCGGGGTCCCATTTATGTCGGCCGCCAGAAAGGCAGTCAGGTTTTTCTGCCGGATCCGGCCGTTTCCCGTCAGCATGCCGTCTTTTACACAACGAAAGACGGAGCCTGGATTATTGAAGACCTCGGCTCAGCAAATAAAACCTTTTTGAACCGTGTTGCGATTCATAAGGCCGAAATTAAAACCGGAGATACCATCCAGATTGCCGACTTCGAAATCCGTGTTCAGTTGGATGAGGAGGGAAATCACGCGGCTGAAATTAGTGAAAAGGATGATACCCTCGTCGGCACCCAAATCCGAAAGGAGCTGCATACCGTCGAGCGAAATCTGGATGCAGCGGATGCCCCGCCGATTCGTTTTCCGGCCAAACGCGTCCGGCAGCTTACCGAAGTAATCGACCAAATCTGCCACGAACGGTCTTTGGGCAAACTGCACAAAATTCTTCAGGAAGTTCTGCTTCGACAGTTTTCGGGCCTGCACGTCTGGGTTGCCCTGCGCCGCGAACCCAGCGGGCCGATGGAGGCCGAAGGAGGCCGCAAAATCACTACAGAAGCCGTCCAGCGGGTTGATTTAGCTGTCCCAAACAGTCTGGAAGAGGCCCTCGAAAAACACAAATTTATGCTGATCCACCAGCTGCCGCGTCCGATTATCAATCGAGGAATCCGCTCCGTGCTGATTGCCCCGGTGATGTACCAAAAAGACTGCTTCGGAATTTTCTACATCGAAAACTCCACCGAGCATTCCCATTACAGTCTGATGGATTTGGACTACCTGGTGCTTTTGGCCCTTTATACCGGCATCCTGATTCAGCGTCTGCGGGAGACCTAA
- a CDS encoding YbhB/YbcL family Raf kinase inhibitor-like protein, protein MLKLSSPAFADGQIIPPKYTADGEDISPPLAWEGLPQETQSLALICDDPDAPVGTWVHWLIWNIPKDAGSLPENVPMQKQLADGARQGVNDFGRIGYGGPAPPGGTHRYFFRLYALNTVLDLPAGASRAQLEKAMKGRILGQAQLMGKYARRR, encoded by the coding sequence ATGCTCAAATTGTCGAGTCCTGCTTTTGCCGACGGGCAGATAATTCCGCCGAAATACACGGCCGACGGGGAGGATATTTCGCCGCCGCTGGCTTGGGAGGGGCTGCCGCAGGAGACTCAGAGTCTTGCTTTGATTTGCGATGATCCGGACGCCCCGGTCGGCACATGGGTCCATTGGCTGATTTGGAATATCCCCAAAGATGCCGGCTCTCTGCCCGAGAATGTGCCGATGCAAAAGCAGCTGGCCGATGGAGCCCGGCAGGGAGTGAATGATTTCGGCCGAATCGGATATGGGGGGCCGGCACCACCCGGCGGAACGCACCGGTACTTTTTCCGGCTATACGCACTGAATACCGTCCTTGATCTGCCGGCCGGTGCTTCACGGGCTCAATTAGAAAAAGCCATGAAAGGCCGGATACTCGGACAGGCCCAATTGATGGGGAAATACGCTCGGCGGCGGTAA